From the Natrarchaeobaculum aegyptiacum genome, one window contains:
- a CDS encoding recombinase family protein, with protein sequence MATAAYIRVSTSEQDPERQYQDIKSKFDVSRKDLYADVEHGDVFTGRDGYDELMDSLNDYDKVAFEELTRLGRSAREMRDTADTLREAGVTIATVSPLREFPPDEDDAMSKLFFDILTRMAEAELERIRSRTKSGIRQAKREGKHVGNPPRGYTVEDGFLEPVEGEYERISEFIREVNKGRAKAPTARFFGVDETSYQSILENSDRYWDAEYVGDEEWRRRRVEVQNGEKELDPLGEVEA encoded by the coding sequence GTGGCAACTGCAGCGTACATCCGAGTGAGTACGTCCGAGCAAGACCCGGAGCGGCAGTATCAGGACATCAAATCGAAGTTCGATGTCTCGAGGAAGGACCTCTACGCCGACGTCGAACATGGGGACGTCTTCACGGGGAGAGATGGCTACGACGAGCTGATGGACTCTCTCAACGACTACGATAAGGTCGCCTTCGAGGAATTAACTCGACTCGGTCGATCTGCCCGTGAGATGCGGGATACGGCAGACACACTTCGAGAGGCAGGTGTTACGATCGCAACGGTCTCGCCACTCCGGGAGTTCCCACCGGACGAAGACGACGCGATGTCGAAACTCTTCTTCGATATTCTCACCCGGATGGCAGAAGCCGAGCTCGAGCGCATTCGGTCGCGCACGAAGTCCGGTATTCGGCAGGCGAAGCGAGAAGGGAAGCACGTCGGGAACCCACCACGAGGGTACACGGTCGAAGACGGATTCCTGGAACCGGTCGAAGGCGAGTACGAACGAATCTCCGAGTTCATCCGAGAGGTAAACAAGGGACGTGCCAAGGCCCCAACTGCTCGGTTCTTCGGAGTAGACGAGACATCCTACCAGTCCATCCTCGAGAATTCGGATCGGTATTGGGACGCCGAGTACGTGGGCGACGAGGAGTGGAGAAGACGACGGGTCGAGGTACAGAATGGAGAGAAAGAACTCGATCCGCTCGGGGAGGTGGAGGCATGA
- a CDS encoding helix-turn-helix domain-containing protein, which translates to MGGRGPKRELAEKIAGEITLSDDPGATLRKWRTDFDVSQTDLATELDVSSSVVSDYESGRRESPGIGVVGRLVEGLLTIDERRGGDRIRQYGRVLSAGFDSDVVLDLREYATSIPLSRIYGNIGATEITSGNTDRVSGHTVIDSIHAITRLSSEEFFRLYGQSTNRVLVFTGVTRGESPLVALRVVNPTPNAVVLHGIDEDALWDHAADLARIDGYSLAVTDAPLEDLLEHLSSLE; encoded by the coding sequence ATGGGCGGACGTGGACCCAAACGGGAACTCGCCGAGAAGATCGCCGGGGAGATCACGCTGAGTGACGATCCGGGTGCGACACTCCGGAAGTGGCGAACCGACTTCGACGTCTCACAGACCGATCTGGCAACCGAACTCGACGTTTCCTCTTCTGTGGTCTCCGACTACGAGAGCGGGCGTCGGGAGAGCCCCGGCATCGGCGTCGTCGGCCGCCTCGTCGAGGGACTACTGACGATCGACGAACGCCGCGGGGGCGACCGCATCCGGCAGTACGGACGGGTTCTCTCGGCCGGCTTCGACAGCGACGTCGTCCTCGACCTCCGGGAGTACGCCACCTCGATCCCACTGTCGCGTATCTACGGAAATATCGGTGCGACCGAGATCACCTCGGGAAATACTGACCGTGTCAGCGGGCACACCGTCATCGACAGCATCCACGCGATCACCCGCCTCTCGAGCGAGGAGTTCTTCCGGCTTTACGGCCAGAGCACGAACCGCGTGCTCGTGTTTACGGGCGTCACACGCGGGGAGTCACCGCTCGTCGCCCTCCGGGTCGTCAATCCGACGCCGAACGCGGTCGTCCTCCACGGCATCGACGAGGACGCCCTCTGGGACCACGCCGCGGACCTCGCCCGCATCGACGGCTACTCGCTGGCCGTGACCGACGCCCCGCTCGAGGACCTCTTAGAGCACCTCTCGTCGCTCGAGTAA
- a CDS encoding GLUG motif-containing protein, whose protein sequence is MLDGCGHEITGLYICRPEDRLVGLVSVNTGTIERLKLDSLEVTGAAVTGGIAGEQLGTIRRCTVDGTIEGENAVGSVVGKNLDRIDAVTSNATVTGEESVGGLAGENRCEVLDNGLAGDHRGEISDSANEGTVTGTTQVGGITGKNSETIRDSTSTGSVSGETDVGGIAGHNRGTIESVRSDAEVTGDKRVGGLAGENSTGQVLDSHASGDVIGGRSVGGIVGENSHNSSVIKNSRDGYISGAKWIGGVVGWQEGTVRHCAVTGRIEVDEFVAGGIAGKAGSGTIEESVADCNIDCSGIVVGGLVGKLGSRTTLHDSLATGSVSGEGIAGGCVGEGEANAEIRRVLATGRVRTFGDESVAKRLVERILTVLGYSGVGGVVGKGRATVADSYWDTETTNQSSDSILPAARGLRTERLQGDPAQEHLSAFDFDQTWRTNDGDYPTLRSLPTTDTDYSDN, encoded by the coding sequence ATGCTCGACGGGTGTGGTCACGAGATAACCGGCTTGTACATCTGTCGCCCGGAGGACCGTCTGGTCGGTCTCGTTAGTGTCAATACTGGGACGATCGAACGACTCAAGCTGGATTCGCTTGAGGTTACCGGCGCAGCGGTCACTGGCGGGATCGCTGGCGAACAGCTCGGAACGATCCGTCGCTGTACGGTCGATGGAACAATTGAAGGGGAGAACGCGGTCGGCAGCGTGGTAGGAAAGAACCTCGATCGGATCGACGCAGTCACGTCGAACGCGACGGTGACTGGTGAGGAGTCAGTCGGTGGACTCGCAGGTGAGAACAGATGTGAGGTGCTCGACAACGGGCTTGCTGGTGACCATCGCGGGGAAATCAGTGACTCTGCTAACGAGGGGACGGTTACTGGAACGACGCAGGTCGGTGGAATCACGGGCAAGAACTCGGAGACGATCCGCGACTCAACGTCGACTGGGTCGGTTTCGGGCGAGACGGATGTTGGTGGCATCGCCGGCCACAACCGGGGCACTATCGAATCGGTTCGGAGTGACGCGGAAGTGACCGGTGACAAACGGGTCGGTGGGCTGGCCGGAGAGAACAGCACCGGTCAGGTGCTTGACTCACACGCTAGCGGCGACGTGATCGGCGGCCGCTCCGTCGGCGGTATCGTTGGAGAGAACTCGCACAACTCATCAGTAATAAAGAACAGCCGGGACGGGTACATCTCGGGAGCGAAATGGATCGGCGGCGTGGTCGGCTGGCAGGAGGGGACTGTTCGCCACTGTGCGGTGACGGGAAGGATCGAAGTGGACGAATTTGTGGCCGGTGGAATCGCCGGCAAGGCAGGTTCTGGCACGATCGAGGAATCGGTAGCGGACTGCAATATCGACTGTTCCGGGATCGTCGTCGGCGGTCTCGTCGGAAAGCTCGGGTCCAGAACAACACTCCACGATTCGCTCGCTACGGGCTCGGTTTCGGGAGAGGGAATCGCCGGTGGCTGTGTCGGTGAAGGAGAAGCAAACGCAGAGATACGACGCGTTCTCGCCACGGGGCGGGTTCGGACGTTCGGCGACGAAAGCGTTGCAAAACGGCTCGTGGAGCGAATCCTGACGGTTCTGGGATACAGTGGCGTCGGCGGGGTCGTCGGGAAGGGACGCGCGACGGTCGCCGACAGCTATTGGGACACTGAAACGACGAACCAATCGTCCGACTCCATCCTCCCTGCTGCGCGCGGACTCCGTACGGAGCGTCTGCAGGGCGACCCAGCGCAGGAACATCTCTCGGCGTTCGATTTCGACCAAACCTGGCGGACGAACGACGGGGACTACCCTACTCTTCGATCGCTCCCCACGACGGATACTGACTATAGTGACAACTGA
- the gcvH gene encoding glycine cleavage system protein GcvH codes for MSFEIPEDRRYLESHEWAHDRGDVVRVGITDFAQDELGDVVFVELPDEGDTVTQEDEFGVVESIKAVSDLYAPVSGEVVDVNEELFDAPELVNDDPFGEGWMLEIDPDDTDELEDILTAEEYEDQIA; via the coding sequence ATGAGTTTCGAAATCCCCGAGGACAGACGATACCTGGAATCGCACGAGTGGGCACACGACCGCGGCGACGTCGTCCGCGTCGGCATCACCGACTTCGCACAGGACGAACTCGGCGACGTCGTCTTCGTCGAACTCCCCGACGAGGGTGACACCGTCACCCAGGAAGACGAGTTCGGCGTCGTCGAGTCGATCAAAGCCGTCTCCGACCTCTACGCGCCCGTCAGTGGCGAGGTCGTCGACGTCAACGAGGAACTCTTCGACGCACCGGAACTGGTCAACGACGACCCCTTCGGCGAGGGCTGGATGCTCGAGATCGACCCCGACGATACGGACGAACTCGAGGACATTCTGACCGCCGAGGAGTACGAAGACCAGATCGCCTGA
- the gcvT gene encoding glycine cleavage system aminomethyltransferase GcvT: MPLSKPPLWDHHGDRDAKFTEFGGWDMPVEFDSIQTEHAAVREDAGIFDVSHMGQLHVTGPDATALMQRLTTNDVSQLEAGNSQYAAITDDDGIIIDDVIVYRLPDEAAGGDGDPTYLFVPNAGTDERTHERWVEYRNEWDLEATVDNRTDEYAMFAVQGPSAPILVDEASEESLSDQPRFSITAATVAGVECLAARTGYTGEDGFELLLPWEEAETVWEVFDCQPCGLGARDTLRLEAGFLLAGQEFDPESNPRTPYEAGIGFAVDLETDFVGRDALAAIDPDELEERLVGFELIDRGVPRHGYDITSSEGRVIGTVTSGTMSPTLGRPIGMGYVRSEFTEPGTTLQVIVRGQSKKARVEQPPFIDTV, from the coding sequence ATGCCGCTGTCGAAGCCGCCGCTGTGGGATCACCACGGTGACCGGGATGCGAAGTTTACGGAGTTTGGCGGCTGGGACATGCCGGTCGAGTTCGACTCGATCCAGACCGAACACGCAGCGGTCAGAGAGGACGCCGGCATCTTCGACGTCTCTCACATGGGCCAGCTCCACGTCACCGGGCCGGACGCGACCGCGTTGATGCAGCGACTCACCACCAACGACGTGAGCCAACTCGAGGCCGGAAACTCCCAGTACGCGGCGATCACCGACGACGACGGGATCATCATCGACGACGTCATCGTCTACCGGCTTCCCGACGAGGCAGCCGGTGGCGACGGCGACCCGACCTACCTGTTCGTCCCCAACGCGGGCACCGACGAGCGCACCCACGAACGCTGGGTCGAATACCGCAACGAGTGGGACCTCGAGGCGACCGTCGACAACCGAACCGACGAGTACGCCATGTTCGCCGTCCAGGGACCGTCGGCACCGATCCTGGTCGACGAAGCCAGCGAGGAGTCACTGAGCGATCAGCCGCGCTTCTCGATCACCGCTGCGACCGTCGCCGGCGTCGAGTGTCTGGCCGCGCGAACGGGCTACACCGGCGAAGACGGCTTCGAACTCCTCCTCCCGTGGGAGGAAGCCGAAACCGTCTGGGAGGTATTCGACTGCCAGCCCTGTGGGCTGGGCGCGCGCGACACGCTCCGTCTCGAGGCGGGCTTCCTGCTCGCTGGCCAGGAGTTCGACCCCGAATCGAACCCCCGGACGCCTTACGAGGCCGGTATCGGCTTCGCCGTCGACCTCGAGACCGATTTCGTCGGCCGGGACGCCCTCGCGGCGATCGACCCCGACGAACTCGAGGAGCGACTCGTCGGCTTCGAGTTGATCGACCGCGGCGTTCCCCGGCACGGCTACGACATCACGAGCAGCGAGGGCCGCGTGATCGGCACGGTCACGAGTGGGACGATGAGTCCGACGCTCGGCCGACCGATCGGGATGGGGTACGTCCGCAGCGAGTTCACAGAGCCCGGCACGACCCTGCAGGTGATCGTCCGCGGCCAGTCGAAGAAAGCTCGCGTCGAACAACCGCCGTTTATCGACACCGTCTAA
- a CDS encoding FAD-binding and (Fe-S)-binding domain-containing protein produces MTTNPPAVRDEIASDPAADGRADYDYTSGPIERPDLVADLRERIDGDVRFDTYTRSLYATDASAYQQTPIGVVFPRSTDDVSSVVAYCAEREIPVLPRGGGTSLAGQAVNEAVVLDFTRHMDDVVSVDPDAGRARVQSGAVLETLNATLAPHGLKFAPDPAAGNRSAIGGAIGNNSTGAHSLVYGKTDAYVEECEVVLADGTVTTLGETDLEDLRVQADPDGDIIERVASEVVRIVDEDADAVRDRFPNLKRNVSGYNLDVLVEEAESGSVNLARLLAGSEGTLAVVTEAEVSLEPVPETKAVSLLFYDSVLDAVTDVQYVLAHEPAAVELIDDVLLGLARDTAEFEDVAALVPEGADAALLVEFYAEDDDHGRQQTANLLADRVPECEADADPRGDRPDADELLALEGLEAHAAADRDQFWKLRKAGLPILLSRTSDEKHISFIEDCAIPPEHLPEFVDRFQSLLLELGRTDDAAFYAHAGPGVLHVRPLVDTKAEADREDMVTIADEVTDMVVEFGGSVSGEHGDGRARTQWNRKLYGEELWQTFRELKTAFDPDWLLNPGNICGDHDMTEHLRYDSDYSHDPGFDPALNWDNENGMQGMVELCHGCGGCRGDQDTTGSVMCPTYRAADEEVTATRGRANLLRNAMSGDLPDDPTDDEFVEEVLDLCIGCKGCARDCPSEVDMAKLKTEVMHARHQEHGSSLRDKLFANFDRLAPLGSALAPLANAAQTLPGSGTIAEKTVGIARERSLPHFHRETVQDWFDARGGSRIPESDAERKAVFFVDTYTNYSHPAVGRATVRVLEAAGVHVDLARRTDSGRPPLSKGFVDRARETMRANVAELAPRVAEGWDVVLAEPSDAVMFQSDALDLLGGDAVESVAGNSYGVCEYLDTFRLDETVEWNAPAESLAYHGHCHQKATKKDHHAVGVLRRAGYDVDPLDSGCCGMAGSFGYEAEHYSLSQSIADILVDQIDDSDAAVVTAPGTSCRTQLGDRALEPVPAESALAGSALDGEEPPTPVELLAYAVA; encoded by the coding sequence ATGACGACGAATCCTCCCGCCGTACGCGACGAGATCGCTTCAGACCCGGCCGCCGACGGCCGGGCCGACTACGACTATACTTCGGGACCCATCGAGCGACCGGACCTGGTCGCCGACCTCCGGGAGCGGATCGACGGCGACGTCCGGTTCGACACCTACACCCGGAGCCTGTACGCGACCGACGCCAGCGCCTACCAGCAGACGCCGATCGGCGTCGTCTTCCCGCGATCGACCGACGACGTCTCGAGCGTCGTCGCCTACTGCGCCGAGCGTGAGATCCCGGTCCTCCCGCGTGGCGGCGGCACGAGTCTCGCCGGGCAGGCGGTCAACGAGGCCGTCGTCCTCGATTTCACCCGCCACATGGACGACGTCGTCTCCGTCGACCCCGACGCCGGACGTGCTCGCGTCCAGTCCGGGGCCGTCCTCGAGACCCTCAATGCGACCCTCGCCCCACACGGGCTGAAGTTCGCACCCGACCCCGCCGCCGGGAACCGGAGCGCCATCGGTGGGGCGATCGGCAACAACTCGACGGGCGCGCACTCGCTGGTCTACGGCAAGACCGACGCCTACGTCGAGGAGTGTGAGGTCGTCCTCGCTGACGGCACGGTCACGACCCTCGGCGAGACGGACCTCGAGGACCTGCGCGTGCAGGCCGATCCCGACGGTGACATCATAGAGCGCGTCGCGAGCGAGGTCGTTCGGATCGTCGACGAGGACGCAGACGCCGTTCGCGACCGGTTCCCGAACCTCAAGCGCAACGTCTCGGGCTACAACCTCGACGTACTCGTCGAGGAAGCCGAGTCCGGGTCGGTGAACCTCGCACGACTGCTCGCCGGAAGCGAGGGGACGCTCGCGGTCGTCACCGAGGCCGAGGTTTCCCTCGAGCCGGTTCCCGAGACGAAGGCCGTCTCGTTGCTGTTCTACGACAGCGTCCTCGACGCAGTCACCGACGTCCAGTACGTCCTCGCACACGAACCGGCGGCGGTCGAACTCATCGACGACGTGTTGCTCGGGCTGGCCCGGGACACCGCGGAGTTCGAGGACGTGGCGGCGCTCGTCCCCGAGGGGGCAGACGCCGCTTTGCTCGTCGAGTTCTACGCCGAGGACGACGATCACGGCCGCCAGCAGACCGCGAATCTGCTCGCAGATCGCGTCCCCGAGTGTGAGGCCGACGCCGATCCCCGGGGTGACCGACCCGATGCCGACGAACTGCTCGCACTCGAGGGGCTCGAAGCCCACGCCGCGGCTGATCGCGACCAGTTCTGGAAACTCCGGAAGGCCGGCCTGCCGATTCTGCTCTCGCGGACGTCGGACGAAAAGCACATCAGTTTCATCGAGGACTGTGCGATCCCGCCGGAACACCTCCCGGAGTTCGTCGACCGGTTCCAGTCGCTGTTGCTCGAGCTCGGTCGGACCGACGACGCGGCCTTCTACGCCCACGCGGGGCCGGGGGTACTCCACGTGCGCCCACTGGTCGACACGAAAGCCGAGGCCGACCGCGAGGACATGGTGACGATCGCCGACGAGGTGACGGACATGGTCGTCGAGTTCGGCGGCTCGGTCTCGGGCGAGCACGGCGACGGTCGCGCGCGTACCCAGTGGAATCGCAAGCTCTACGGCGAGGAGCTCTGGCAGACATTCCGCGAGCTGAAGACTGCGTTCGACCCTGACTGGTTGCTCAACCCCGGGAACATCTGTGGCGACCACGACATGACCGAGCACCTCCGGTACGACAGCGACTACAGCCACGACCCCGGTTTCGACCCCGCGCTCAACTGGGACAACGAGAACGGTATGCAGGGGATGGTCGAACTCTGTCACGGCTGTGGCGGCTGTCGCGGCGATCAGGACACCACCGGCAGCGTCATGTGTCCGACCTACCGCGCGGCCGACGAGGAGGTCACGGCCACCCGCGGCCGGGCGAACCTCCTGCGCAACGCGATGAGCGGCGACCTCCCCGACGACCCGACCGACGACGAGTTCGTCGAGGAAGTACTGGACCTCTGTATCGGCTGCAAGGGCTGTGCGCGTGACTGCCCGAGCGAGGTCGACATGGCCAAGCTCAAGACCGAAGTCATGCACGCCCGCCACCAGGAACACGGCTCGAGCCTCCGGGACAAACTCTTCGCGAACTTCGATCGGCTCGCACCGCTCGGGAGCGCACTCGCCCCGCTCGCGAACGCCGCCCAGACGCTTCCGGGCAGCGGCACTATCGCCGAGAAGACCGTGGGAATCGCCCGCGAACGATCGCTCCCACACTTCCACCGTGAGACGGTTCAGGACTGGTTCGACGCCCGCGGCGGGTCACGGATTCCGGAAAGCGACGCCGAGCGCAAGGCCGTCTTCTTCGTCGATACTTACACGAACTATAGCCACCCTGCCGTCGGCCGGGCAACCGTGCGCGTGCTCGAGGCCGCTGGTGTCCACGTGGACCTCGCACGCCGGACCGACAGCGGTCGACCGCCGCTCTCGAAGGGGTTCGTCGATCGGGCTCGCGAGACGATGCGGGCCAACGTGGCCGAACTCGCTCCGCGCGTCGCCGAGGGCTGGGACGTCGTCCTCGCGGAGCCTTCGGACGCGGTGATGTTCCAGTCCGACGCGCTCGACTTGCTCGGCGGCGACGCCGTCGAGTCGGTCGCCGGGAACAGTTACGGCGTCTGTGAGTACCTCGACACCTTCCGGCTCGACGAGACCGTCGAGTGGAACGCGCCAGCGGAGTCGCTCGCTTACCACGGCCACTGCCACCAGAAGGCGACCAAGAAAGACCACCACGCCGTCGGCGTCCTCCGCCGGGCCGGCTACGACGTCGACCCGCTCGACTCGGGTTGTTGCGGGATGGCCGGCTCCTTCGGCTACGAGGCCGAACACTACTCGCTCAGCCAGTCGATCGCCGACATCCTCGTCGACCAGATCGACGACAGCGACGCCGCGGTCGTCACCGCACCCGGAACCTCCTGCCGGACCCAGCTCGGCGACCGGGCACTCGAGCCCGTCCCCGCCGAAAGCGCGTTAGCCGGCAGCGCCCTCGACGGCGAGGAGCCACCGACGCCCGTGGAACTGCTGGCGTACGCCGTCGCGTAA
- a CDS encoding S8 family serine peptidase, with protein sequence MTNGVPPDGDRRSVLKAAGALGAFFGSTGLASADDGSDSSAGRTELLVGVSTSTPDAESTVASALGRGSVVHSNETLHYVTVELPESTPAEAVESVRSTLEGIDAIEYVEENATLEAFSRPNDPMYDQQYAPQRIGCEEAWAETVGDGDVVLSIVDQGVEYDHENLEANVDDRIGAEFAGRGNDPYPVNSNETHGTIVAGIAGGVTNNRTGHAGISNCSMLCARALNERGSGSLADIADAIQWSADQGADVVNLSLGSRSGWHTLERACNYAVEQGTLLVGAAGNDGSSVSYPAAYDAVMAVSAVDSRDRLASFSNRGPEIDLAAPGVSVLSTTLNDGYTRASGTSMAAPVVAGVAGLVLSRYPDLTVDALREHLEATAEDVGLRGPHQGAGRINAAAAVTTVPEGHEPDDGDDGADEPDDGSDEPDEDDEDDEETDDGRDDAPDNLLAFVTDADAGASYYEFTVDGAVEFTEAPYESPAGEEIRGGTWSGDTIDERDDGTRDVSGGSSGGHGDAYLIDGAVTDIELDNPDGMWIELGGEERTPDEVIEETGGNDEPDEDDDESETDVPANLLAFVTDADAGASYYEFVADGPLEFAEAPYESPAGEEIRGGTWSGDTITENDDGTWTASGGSSGGHGDAYLIDGAVTEIDLDNPGGMWIELGGEERTPDEVIEETGGNQPDDDDENGEDDDDEQDDDEEQNGDDDSGGCGQERETASVDGNLSSGWWGYSDHWSYGLRTDDPCSLTITLEGPSDADFDLYVTRDGSRPGPSNYDEASTGSGSDEECTLDLSGDESVHALVYAVDGSGSYRLTFDELGR encoded by the coding sequence ATGACCAATGGTGTGCCCCCGGACGGCGATCGACGATCGGTACTCAAGGCGGCCGGTGCCCTCGGTGCGTTCTTCGGTTCGACCGGCCTCGCGAGCGCCGACGACGGTAGCGACTCGAGTGCTGGTAGAACGGAGTTGCTCGTCGGCGTCTCGACGTCGACCCCGGACGCCGAATCGACGGTCGCGTCGGCACTCGGCCGCGGATCGGTCGTCCACAGCAACGAGACGCTCCACTACGTCACGGTCGAACTCCCCGAATCGACTCCCGCCGAGGCGGTCGAATCGGTTCGGTCGACGCTCGAGGGGATCGACGCGATCGAGTACGTCGAAGAAAACGCGACGCTCGAGGCGTTCTCGAGGCCGAACGATCCGATGTACGACCAGCAGTACGCCCCCCAGCGGATCGGGTGTGAAGAGGCGTGGGCAGAGACCGTCGGCGACGGCGACGTCGTCCTCTCGATCGTCGATCAGGGCGTCGAGTACGACCACGAGAACCTCGAGGCGAACGTCGACGACCGGATCGGTGCAGAGTTCGCAGGTCGCGGAAACGACCCCTATCCGGTAAACTCGAACGAAACCCACGGGACGATCGTCGCCGGAATCGCTGGCGGCGTGACGAACAACCGCACGGGCCACGCAGGCATCAGCAATTGCTCGATGCTCTGTGCCCGGGCGTTGAACGAGCGAGGGAGCGGGTCGCTCGCCGACATCGCCGACGCGATCCAGTGGTCGGCCGACCAGGGTGCAGACGTCGTCAACCTCTCGCTGGGGAGTCGAAGCGGCTGGCACACCCTGGAGCGCGCCTGCAACTACGCCGTCGAGCAGGGGACGTTGCTCGTCGGTGCTGCGGGGAACGACGGGAGTTCGGTGTCGTACCCGGCAGCCTACGATGCGGTGATGGCAGTCTCTGCGGTCGACTCGAGGGATCGGCTCGCCTCGTTCTCGAACCGCGGGCCGGAGATCGACCTCGCCGCACCTGGCGTGAGCGTCCTCTCGACGACGCTGAACGATGGCTACACCCGCGCATCGGGAACCTCGATGGCTGCGCCGGTCGTCGCCGGCGTGGCCGGCCTCGTTCTCTCACGGTATCCGGACCTCACCGTCGACGCGTTGCGCGAGCACCTCGAGGCGACAGCCGAGGACGTCGGACTTCGCGGCCCCCATCAGGGCGCAGGGCGGATCAACGCAGCAGCGGCGGTCACCACCGTTCCCGAGGGCCACGAGCCCGACGACGGCGACGATGGTGCGGACGAACCAGACGACGGAAGCGACGAACCCGACGAGGATGACGAGGACGACGAGGAGACAGACGACGGGCGTGACGACGCACCGGACAACTTGCTCGCGTTCGTCACCGACGCAGACGCCGGTGCCTCCTACTACGAGTTCACCGTCGACGGGGCGGTCGAGTTCACCGAAGCCCCCTACGAGAGCCCCGCAGGCGAGGAAATCCGGGGCGGCACCTGGAGCGGCGACACCATCGACGAGCGGGACGACGGAACCCGGGACGTCAGTGGCGGCTCGAGCGGCGGTCACGGCGACGCCTACCTGATCGACGGTGCGGTCACCGACATCGAGCTCGACAACCCCGATGGTATGTGGATCGAACTCGGTGGTGAGGAGCGAACGCCCGACGAGGTCATCGAGGAGACCGGCGGGAACGACGAACCCGACGAGGATGACGACGAATCCGAAACGGACGTTCCAGCGAACCTGCTCGCGTTCGTCACCGACGCCGACGCTGGCGCCTCCTACTACGAGTTCGTCGCCGACGGGCCTCTCGAGTTCGCCGAGGCTCCCTACGAGAGCCCCGCGGGTGAGGAGATCAGGGGTGGCACGTGGTCCGGAGACACGATTACGGAGAACGACGACGGCACGTGGACCGCCAGCGGCGGCTCGAGCGGCGGCCACGGCGACGCCTACCTGATCGACGGTGCGGTCACCGAGATCGATCTCGATAATCCCGGCGGCATGTGGATCGAACTCGGTGGCGAGGAACGAACGCCCGACGAAGTCATCGAGGAAACCGGCGGCAACCAGCCTGACGACGATGACGAGAACGGCGAAGACGACGATGACGAGCAAGACGATGACGAAGAACAGAACGGGGACGACGACTCCGGTGGGTGTGGTCAAGAGCGGGAGACGGCCTCCGTCGACGGGAACCTCTCGAGTGGCTGGTGGGGCTACAGCGACCACTGGAGCTACGGCTTGCGAACGGACGATCCCTGCTCGCTGACGATCACACTCGAGGGACCGTCCGACGCCGACTTCGACCTCTACGTGACCCGTGATGGATCGCGTCCGGGGCCGAGCAATTACGACGAGGCCTCGACGGGTTCCGGCAGCGACGAGGAGTGTACCCTCGACCTGAGCGGTGACGAATCGGTCCACGCGCTCGTTTACGCCGTGGATGGCAGCGGCTCGTACAGGCTCACGTTCGACGAACTGGGCCGGTGA
- a CDS encoding NYN domain-containing protein, which produces MFDAVRARLARSQSTEHASSVDPTGPSVGLFVDGPNVFREEFDVDLDDLRDVARDLGRVGIIRLYLDEHATPGLIQAAEARGFEVVITSGDVDVKLAVDVTALASDGAVDRVAIASRDTDFKPVLEHAGKIGLETVAIAPGSHGRSDALQNAADEAITLEG; this is translated from the coding sequence ATGTTCGACGCCGTTCGCGCCCGCCTCGCTCGCTCACAGTCCACGGAACACGCCTCGTCCGTGGATCCCACCGGGCCCTCGGTCGGGCTGTTCGTCGACGGGCCGAACGTCTTCCGCGAGGAGTTCGACGTCGACCTGGACGACCTCAGGGACGTCGCCCGCGACCTCGGTCGTGTCGGCATCATCCGACTCTACCTCGACGAGCACGCGACGCCGGGACTCATTCAGGCCGCCGAAGCCAGGGGATTCGAGGTCGTCATCACCAGCGGCGACGTCGACGTCAAACTGGCCGTCGACGTAACCGCACTCGCTAGCGACGGTGCCGTCGACCGCGTCGCCATCGCCTCCCGCGACACCGACTTCAAACCCGTCCTCGAGCACGCTGGCAAGATCGGCCTCGAGACCGTCGCCATCGCCCCCGGTTCCCACGGCCGCTCGGACGCTCTCCAGAACGCCGCCGACGAGGCGATCACGCTCGAGGGGTGA